One Vidua chalybeata isolate OUT-0048 chromosome 13, bVidCha1 merged haplotype, whole genome shotgun sequence genomic window carries:
- the PTPN9 gene encoding tyrosine-protein phosphatase non-receptor type 9: protein MAAELSAEEEQATKQFLEEINKWTGQYNVSPLSWNVAVKFLMARKFDVLRAIELFHSYRETRLKEGIVKLKPHEEPLRSELLSGKFTILSVRDPSGASIALFTAKLHHPSKSVQHVVLQALFYLLDRAVESFETQRNGLVFIYDMAGSQYTNFELDLSKKILNLLKGAFPARLKKVFIVGAPMWFRVPYSIISLLLKEKLRERVQMVKMSELKDHLPRECLPEYLGGSLKLDPLSWNCRFLPQQNGHPDPLDELILVQLAAPKDNGSVHVPGPKSVTLQELLDHVSHKQKRGIYEEYEDIRRRSPAGTFACSLAPYNQDKNRYGDVPCLDQTRVKLAKPYSRPELTDYINASFMDGYKQRNAYIGTQGPLENTYGDFWRMVWEQNVLVIVMTTRLEEGGRRKCGQYWPLEKDFQVCFGALTITNLGVENLNHYKKTILEIHSSETRERRLVSHFQYLSWPDYGVPSSAATLIDFLGAVKQQQRVAVSALGPRFKGHPGGPPVVVHCSAGIGRTGTFCALDICLSQLQDVGTLNIYQTVLRMRSQRAFSIQTPEQYYFCYTAILEHAQREGLLLTNHSRAAQEKSSPGH, encoded by the exons ATGGCCGCGGAGCTCAGCGCCGAGGAGGAGCAG GCAACCAAGCAGTTCCTGGAGGAGATCAACAAGTGGACAGGGCAGTACAATGTGTCCCCGCTCTCCTGGAATGTGGCTGTCAAGTTCCTCATGGCCCGCAAGTTCGACGTCCTGCGGGCCATCGAGCTCTTCCACTCCTACCGG GAGACGCGGCTGAAGGAGGGGATTGTGAAGCTGAAGCCGCACGAGGAGCCGCTGCGCTCGGAGCTGCTCAGCGGCAAGTTCACCATTCTG AGCGTGCGGGACCCCTCGGGAGCCTCCATCGCCCTGTTCACAGCCAAGCTGCACCACCCCAGCAAGAGCGTGCAGCACGTGGTGCTCCAGGCGCTCTTCTACCTGCTGGACCGAGCTGTGGAGAG cTTTGAGACACAAAGGAACGGGCTGGTATTCATCTACGACATGGCAGGGTCACAGTACACCAACTTCGAGCTGGACCTCAGCAAGAAGATCCTCAATCTGCTCAAG GGTGCCTTCCCAGCTCGGCTCAAGAAGGTTTTCATCGTGGGAGCACCCATGTGGTTCCGCGTGCCCTACTCCATCATCAGcctgctgctgaaggagaagCTGCGGGAGCGG GTGCAGATGGTGAAGATGTCAGAGCTGAAGGATCACCTGCCCCGGGAATGCCTCCCTGAGTACCTCGGAGGGTCCCTCAAACTGGACCCTCTGAGCTGGAATTGCCGGTTCCTGCCCCAGCAGAACGGGCACCCCGACCCCCTGGACGAGCTCATCCTGGTGCAGCTGGCGGCCCCCAAAGATAACGGCTCCGTCCATGTCCCCGGGCCCAAGTCCGTCaccctccaggagctgctggatcaTGTCAGCCACAAGCAGAAACGTGGCATCTATGAGGAGTACGAAGACATTCGGCGCAGGAGCCCGGCCGGCACCTTCGCCTGCTCTTT GGCACCCTACAACCAGGACAAGAACCGGTACGGGGACGTGCCCTGCCTGGACCAAACCCGTGTCAAGCTGGCAAAGCCATACAGCCGCCCGGAG ctAACTGACTACATCAACGCGAGCTTCATGGATGGCTACAAGCAGAGGAATGCTTACATTGGCACTCAGG GGCCTCTGGAAAACACCTACGGCGACTTCTGGCGCATGGTGTGGGAGCAGAACGTCCTGGTGATCGTGATGACAACCCG gctggaggagggaggcaggaggaaatGCGGCCAGTACTGGCCTCTGGAAAAGGATTTCCAGGTGTGCTTTGGGGCCCTGACCATCACCAACCTGGGCGTAGAGAACCTCAACCATTACAAGAAAACCATCCTGGAGATCCACAGCTCAGAG ACCAGGGAGCGGCGGCTGGTGTCCCACTTCCAGTATCTGAGCTGGCCAGATTATGGCGTCCCCTCTTCCGCCGCCACTCTCATTGACTTTTTGGGGGCcgtgaagcagcagcagagagtgGCTGTCAGCGCCCTGGGACCTCGCTTCAAGGGTCACCCCGGGGGACCCCCAGTCGTGGTGCACTGCAGCGCTGGCATTGGCAGGACAG GTACCTTCTGCGCGCTGGACATCTGCCTGTCACAGCTGCAGGACGTGGGCACCCTGAACATCTACCAGACAGTGCTGCGCATGCGGAGCCAGCGCGCCTTCAGCATCCAGACCCCCGAGCAGTATTACTTCTGCTACACCGCCATCCTCGAGCACGCCCAGCGCGAGGGCCTGCTGCTCACCAACCACAGCCGGGCCGCCCAGGAGAAGAGCTCGCCGGGGCACTGA